In the Lampris incognitus isolate fLamInc1 chromosome 11, fLamInc1.hap2, whole genome shotgun sequence genome, one interval contains:
- the arl4cb gene encoding ADP-ribosylation factor-like 4Cb, with translation MGNSFSNISAFQSLHIVMLGLDSAGKTTVLYRLKFNEFVNTVPTIGFNTEKIKLSNGTAKGISCHFWDVGGQEKLRPLWKSYSRCTDGIIYVVDSVDVDRLEEAKTELHKVTKFAENQGTPLLVIANKQDLPKSLPVADIEKQLALHELTPSTTYHVQPACAIIGEGLHEGMDKLYEMIVKRRKSLKQKKKR, from the coding sequence ATGGGCAACAGTTTCTCCAACATCTCCGCCTTCCAGTCCCTTCACATCGTGATGCTGGGTTTGGACTCGGCCGGCAAGACGACCGTCCTCTACAGACTGAAGTTCAACGAGTTTGTCAACACGGTGCCCACCATCGGGTTCAACACCGAGAAGATCAAGCTGAGCAACGGCACCGCGAAGGGCATTAGTTGCCACTTCTGGGATGTGGGAGGCCAGGAGAAGCTGAGGCCCCTGTGGAAATCCTACAGCCGATGCACGGACGGCATCATCTATGTGGTCGACTCAGTCGACGTGGACAGGCTGGAGGAGGCCAAGACAGAGTTGCATAAAGTCACCAAGTTCGCCGAGAACCAGGGCACGCCGCTCCTGGTGATAGCCAACAAGCAGGACCTGCCCAAGTCCCTCCCGGTGGCGGACATTGAGAAGCAGCTGGCTCTTCATGAGCTTACCCCGTCCACCACCTACCATGTCCAGCCCGCATGTGCCATCATAGGCGAGGGACTACACGAGGGCATGGACAAACTCTATGAAATGATCGTTAAGAGGAGAAAATCTCTTAAGCAAAAGAAGAAACGGTAA